In Chitinivibrionales bacterium, the following proteins share a genomic window:
- a CDS encoding putative toxin-antitoxin system toxin component, PIN family translates to MRVILDANVLVSGIFFKDPPFRIFQMWKRGHLDIVISREILNEYRIIQRVSLQFPSIDISDLFEMITLKSHLTLSLSLKSQLCKDPNDDKFFSTAIAGKTSVMISGDRHLREKSGFSGIAVLKPKDFLDIYG, encoded by the coding sequence ATGAGGGTAATTCTTGACGCCAATGTCCTGGTTTCGGGAATCTTCTTCAAAGATCCACCCTTTCGCATTTTTCAAATGTGGAAGAGAGGACATCTTGACATTGTTATCAGCCGCGAAATTCTAAACGAATATCGGATCATCCAGCGGGTAAGCTTGCAATTTCCTTCCATCGATATCTCTGATCTCTTCGAAATGATAACCCTGAAATCCCACCTTACGCTTTCGCTCTCATTGAAATCTCAACTTTGCAAAGATCCCAACGACGATAAATTCTTCTCTACGGCGATTGCCGGCAAAACATCCGTCATGATCAGCGGCGACAGGCACCTGCGCGAAAAATCAGGGTTTTCAGGAATTGCTGTTTTGAAACCGAAAGATTTCCTTGATATTTACGGCTAA
- a CDS encoding OmpH family outer membrane protein yields the protein MFCLKSRPVFCGLCVAVLTVAYSATAAPAAPPQQPPAQKSPDMNKANKDLERQALQAVNDSAKADMAKIDTLIKTTRDQYQGQIKPLDDQIKALRDKMQAAIGALDTQKITLQNSYQTKRLNIEKQYEPALAEFYTRQDQEFKKLKEQEDKDLQALAEQEKTEIQGLENQKKTVHDKYNEQRKALYAKYQGLRKDMTDMLKKEYSPLK from the coding sequence TGCCTGAAAAGTCGTCCGGTTTTCTGCGGCCTGTGCGTTGCGGTCTTGACCGTCGCGTATTCCGCAACCGCGGCGCCCGCCGCCCCGCCTCAGCAACCGCCGGCGCAAAAAAGCCCGGATATGAACAAGGCCAATAAAGACCTGGAGCGCCAGGCGCTGCAGGCGGTAAATGACAGCGCGAAAGCCGACATGGCAAAAATCGACACGCTCATCAAGACCACGCGCGACCAGTACCAGGGACAGATCAAACCGCTCGATGATCAGATAAAGGCCCTTCGCGACAAAATGCAGGCCGCGATCGGCGCGCTTGACACTCAAAAGATTACCCTCCAAAACAGCTACCAGACGAAACGACTGAACATCGAAAAGCAATACGAGCCCGCTCTCGCCGAATTTTACACCAGGCAGGACCAGGAGTTCAAGAAGCTGAAGGAGCAGGAGGACAAAGACCTCCAAGCCCTTGCCGAACAGGAAAAAACGGAAATACAAGGGTTGGAAAACCAGAAGAAAACGGTCCACGACAAGTACAACGAACAGAGAAAAGCGCTTTACGCGAAATATCAGGGGTTGCGAAAGGACATGACCGACATGCTCAAGAAAGAGTACAGCCCCTTAAAATGA